From Flavipsychrobacter sp., a single genomic window includes:
- the rplU gene encoding 50S ribosomal protein L21: MFAIVNIAGQQFKVRKDDELFVHRLGGNPGDNVEFSEVLMTGDDKNINLSASVKVKAEIVDHLKGDKVIVFKKKRRKGYQKSNGHRQYLTKIKISDIA; encoded by the coding sequence ATGTTTGCAATAGTAAATATAGCAGGTCAACAGTTCAAGGTTAGAAAAGACGACGAACTGTTTGTACATAGACTAGGTGGGAACCCTGGTGATAATGTAGAATTTTCTGAAGTTCTAATGACTGGTGATGATAAAAACATCAACTTGTCAGCTTCAGTAAAAGTAAAAGCAGAAATCGTTGATCACCTAAAAGGTGACAAGGTGATTGTGTTCAAAAAGAAGCGCCGTAAGGGCTATCAGAAAAGTAATGGACACCGCCAATATCTTACAAAAATTAAGATTAGCGACATTGCTTAA
- a CDS encoding substrate-binding domain-containing protein, with amino-acid sequence MQRLRNTLLIILTTGLFTACNDKKASKYTDTPSSGTINISVDESYKPIVEQQLKVFDSSFPDAHINVHYKSETECINDFKSDSARLILITRDLSEVEKQNLLDNKVVTHSLSIAKDAVAIIVNNNNPDSTVSISELKGMLTGENINNYTVVFDNQGSSTLRYMLDSIIPGEQLGKNVFATSSNDSVIAYVANHKNAIGVVGVSHISDFNDPEGLAFINNVRVVSVLNDSLGQYYKPYQIYIAPNKYPLVRNLYYVHRETHQGLANSFARFLREYRGQLIFKSGRLFPTRVNIIFRGAEVNQ; translated from the coding sequence ATGCAACGTCTAAGAAATACATTATTGATTATCCTCACTACTGGCCTATTTACTGCATGTAATGACAAAAAAGCCAGTAAGTATACTGATACTCCTAGTTCAGGAACAATTAATATTTCTGTAGATGAATCTTACAAGCCTATTGTAGAACAACAATTAAAAGTTTTCGATAGCAGTTTTCCCGACGCACATATTAATGTACACTACAAGTCTGAAACTGAATGTATTAACGACTTCAAAAGTGATAGCGCGAGGTTAATTCTTATTACTAGAGACTTATCAGAAGTCGAAAAACAAAATTTACTTGACAATAAAGTTGTAACACACTCTCTTTCAATAGCTAAAGATGCAGTAGCTATTATTGTTAACAATAATAACCCAGATAGTACAGTTAGTATTAGTGAATTGAAGGGGATGCTAACAGGAGAAAATATAAATAACTATACTGTAGTATTTGACAATCAGGGTTCTAGCACTCTTAGGTATATGCTAGATTCCATTATACCAGGAGAGCAATTAGGCAAAAATGTTTTTGCTACCAGCAGTAATGATTCTGTAATAGCTTATGTAGCCAATCACAAGAACGCAATTGGTGTAGTAGGTGTAAGTCATATTAGTGACTTTAATGATCCCGAAGGGCTAGCTTTTATTAACAATGTTCGTGTAGTATCTGTTTTAAATGATTCATTAGGGCAGTATTACAAACCTTACCAAATATATATAGCCCCAAATAAATACCCATTGGTGCGAAATCTATATTATGTACACAGAGAAACACATCAAGGGCTAGCTAATAGTTTTGCTAGATTCCTACGTGAATATAGAGGTCAGCTCATCTTTAAGAGCGGTAGATTATTCCCGACAAGGGTTAATATTATCTTCAGAGGAGCTGAAGTAAACCAGTAA
- a CDS encoding TerB family tellurite resistance protein, which yields MYYKEAVLCLMFAMAEADGEVDNNELITIITMKNIFTNYDEVSIIALYKSYQVKFAESSFVEIVGAMLKQIPAELHMGTLSLLADVAVSDFDVDGQESASFSIIANAMNVSDTALKTILLTSLSKKLLIDIGKKQ from the coding sequence ATGTATTATAAAGAAGCAGTATTGTGTTTAATGTTTGCCATGGCAGAAGCAGATGGGGAAGTGGATAATAATGAACTAATTACAATTATCACTATGAAAAATATCTTTACAAACTATGATGAGGTTTCCATCATTGCTTTGTATAAAAGCTATCAGGTCAAATTTGCTGAAAGCTCTTTTGTTGAAATAGTAGGTGCAATGCTTAAGCAAATACCAGCAGAGTTACATATGGGAACTCTGTCCCTTTTAGCGGATGTAGCTGTATCGGATTTTGACGTTGATGGACAAGAAAGTGCTTCCTTTAGTATTATAGCTAATGCTATGAATGTATCTGATACTGCACTAAAAACAATACTACTTACATCTTTGTCAAAAAAGTTATTGATAGATATAGGTAAAAAACAATAA
- the rpmA gene encoding 50S ribosomal protein L27, with protein sequence MAHKKGEGSVKNGRDSRSKRLGIKIYGGQEAIAGNIIVRQRGTVYHPGENVGIGKDFTIFSLIDGTVEFRKTRNKTLISVKENTAIAEA encoded by the coding sequence ATGGCACACAAAAAAGGTGAAGGTAGTGTAAAGAACGGCCGTGATTCCAGAAGCAAACGCTTAGGAATTAAAATATATGGCGGTCAGGAAGCAATTGCAGGTAACATTATTGTACGTCAGAGAGGTACAGTATACCACCCTGGTGAGAATGTTGGAATCGGTAAAGATTTTACAATATTTTCATTAATTGATGGTACAGTTGAATTTCGTAAAACACGTAACAAAACACTTATCTCTGTTAAAGAAAATACAGCAATTGCCGAAGCTTAA
- a CDS encoding tetratricopeptide repeat protein, which produces MKIKQSIVMMVALIITISAQAQSLEEGIKMYRFERYKSAKQQLSSLAGGNAVANYYLGLSELQLGNTDAAKAIFAKYPDDYANISGMARAAFVTGDIAKGNEIAEDLAKKAKKKDATPYRYAADAITYTKGGDKQKAIEWYNLFLEKQILPEVQIALADAYQEVQGGGGKAMNNYETVVTNNPDNSLALSRIGKLWYDAKRYDLALENWQKAQEADATNPLPYRDLANAYRLTGKYALAKENVEKYWQYSDKSNSDKEQYMDILFLSEDYKGAISKAKELISAGVVEPRFYGILAFSQLELEDSTNALVNIRKYVAGTPKDKIRSVTYLKYGSIMLMNSMNDSADHYFTKYANSDTAKDKSDSYRNIAQAFKNQKAYEQTARWYEKLVNEFPNDAKATDFFYGGLYYYYSQGYGKADTLFAMMEKNYPDQPSAPYWRGRANAAIDNEAEQGLAVPHYEKWLDLKAEDIGAPTILSSNTKITTTDANGATRTTDVQSTTTFNDGSKNVNKNNPERPKDKDLMQAYQYLLLYYFKKEDKPNTDKYLTLVEWVEPDNKLSEQIREIRKK; this is translated from the coding sequence ATGAAGATTAAACAATCTATAGTAATGATGGTAGCACTTATAATTACAATAAGTGCACAAGCTCAATCATTAGAAGAAGGAATAAAGATGTATAGATTTGAGCGCTACAAAAGCGCTAAACAACAACTATCATCTTTAGCAGGAGGTAATGCAGTAGCCAATTATTACTTAGGACTTTCTGAATTACAACTTGGAAATACTGACGCTGCAAAAGCAATTTTTGCTAAATATCCTGATGATTATGCAAACATCTCCGGTATGGCTAGAGCAGCTTTTGTAACAGGAGATATTGCTAAAGGGAATGAAATAGCTGAAGATCTAGCTAAAAAAGCAAAAAAGAAAGATGCTACACCTTACCGCTATGCTGCTGATGCTATAACTTATACCAAAGGTGGTGACAAGCAAAAGGCAATAGAATGGTATAACCTATTCTTGGAAAAACAAATACTCCCTGAAGTACAAATTGCTCTTGCTGACGCCTATCAAGAGGTTCAAGGTGGAGGTGGTAAAGCGATGAACAACTATGAAACTGTTGTAACTAATAACCCTGACAACTCTTTGGCTTTATCTAGAATAGGTAAATTATGGTATGACGCAAAACGTTATGATCTTGCTTTAGAGAACTGGCAAAAAGCTCAAGAAGCTGATGCTACTAACCCATTACCTTATCGCGACTTAGCAAACGCTTATCGCCTTACAGGGAAATATGCGCTAGCTAAGGAGAACGTTGAAAAATACTGGCAATACTCTGATAAAAGTAATTCTGATAAAGAACAGTACATGGATATACTATTTCTATCAGAAGACTATAAAGGTGCTATATCTAAAGCGAAGGAATTAATTAGTGCTGGTGTAGTAGAGCCACGTTTCTACGGAATACTAGCTTTTAGTCAATTAGAATTAGAAGACTCTACAAATGCACTTGTAAACATTAGAAAATATGTAGCAGGAACTCCTAAAGATAAGATACGTAGTGTTACTTATTTAAAATATGGTAGTATCATGCTCATGAACAGCATGAATGATTCGGCCGATCATTACTTCACTAAGTATGCTAATAGTGATACAGCTAAAGACAAATCTGATAGCTATAGAAATATTGCACAAGCCTTTAAAAATCAAAAGGCATATGAGCAAACAGCACGTTGGTATGAGAAGTTGGTAAATGAATTTCCTAACGATGCTAAAGCTACAGACTTCTTCTATGGTGGTCTTTATTACTACTATAGCCAAGGTTATGGTAAGGCTGATACATTGTTTGCTATGATGGAGAAAAACTATCCGGATCAGCCATCTGCACCATACTGGAGAGGAAGAGCTAATGCAGCAATTGACAATGAAGCAGAACAAGGTTTAGCAGTTCCTCATTATGAAAAATGGCTTGACCTTAAAGCAGAAGACATCGGAGCACCAACTATACTATCTAGCAATACTAAAATAACAACTACTGACGCAAACGGGGCTACAAGAACCACAGATGTTCAAAGTACAACTACATTTAACGATGGTAGTAAAAATGTAAATAAAAACAATCCAGAAAGGCCTAAAGACAAGGATCTAATGCAAGCTTACCAGTATCTTTTGTTGTATTACTTTAAGAAAGAAGACAAACCTAATACAGATAAGTACCTTACTCTTGTAGAGTGGGTAGAACCTGACAACAAATTATCAGAGCAAATACGTGAAATACGAAAAAAATAA